A segment of the Synechococcus sp. CBW1002 genome:
GCTGTGTGGACTAGGACTGGCCGTGAGCGTGGAGGCCGTGGCTGGAGAGGCCTCCGGCTACGGCGATACGGCCTACCAGGAGGCCGGGGCCGAGCTCTGCGCGCCGGAGGCCCTTCCCTGGGAGGCGGCGGAGATCGTGCTCTGCGTGCAGCCGCCGCCGCTGGAGTCCCTGGCTCGCCTCAAGTCCGAGGCCCTGTTGATCGGCCTGCTGGCTCCCTACGGCGCCGATGCTCTGGCGGCGCTGCTGGCCGAGCGGGGGGCTTCGGCCATCGCCCTGGAACTCCTGCCTCGCATCAGCCGCGCCCAGTCGATGGACGTGCTCTCCTCCCAGGCGAACATCGCCGGCTACAAGGCGGTGCTGCTGGCGGCCAGCCAGCTGGATCGCTACATGCCGATGCTGATGACGGCCGCCGGCACGATTCAGCCCGCCCGGGCCCTGATCCTGGGGGCCGGCGTGGCCGGCCTGCAGGCCCTGGCCACAGCACGCCGTCTCGGTGCCGTGGTGACGGTGAGCGATGTGCGGCCCGCCGCCAAGGAACAGGTGGAATCCCTGGGGGGCCGCTTCCTCGAGCCTCCGGCGCAGCAGGAGCGTCCCGCTGAAGCCGGAGGCTATGCCCAGGCGGCCAGCGAGGCGTTTCTCGAGGCCCAGCGCCAGCAGCTGGCCGAACAGCTGGCCGTCTCCGATCTGGTGATCTGCACGGCCCAGGTGCCTGGCCGCCCGGCACCGCGGCTGATCAGCGAAGCCATGCTGGATGGCATGCGCCCCGGAGCTGTGGTGGTCGATCTGGCGGTGGCCCAGGGGGGCAACTGCGCCGCCACCGTGGCTGGGGAAACGGTGATCCGCAACGGTGTGCGGCTGATCGGTGCCGATGCCCTGCCCAGCAGCGTGGCCAACCACGCCAGCGCGCTCTACGCCCGCAACCTGCTGGCGCTGATCGAGTATCTGGCCGAGCCCGCCGCCCCTGGGGAGGCCGCAGAGCAACGCCGTCAGCAGCTCGATCCGCAGGATCCGATCCTGGCCGGCTGCCTGTTCATCAGCCGGGGAGATTGCCTGCATCCGGAGGTGTTGCGCAGCGGCACCGCGGCCCAGGCCACAACCGCGGTGCCCGTGGCGGCCGCTGAATCCGTCACCGTGGGAGCCTCCCGATGATCGACATCACCAACGCCCTCTGGGTGCTGCTGCTCGGCAGCCTGCTGGGACTGGAGCTGATCGGCAAGGTGCCGCCCACCCTGCACACGCCGTTGATGAGTGGCGCCAACGCCATCAGCGGCATCACGGTGCTGGCCTCCCTCACCCTGATCGTCCGCGCCGGGGATCAGCCGGCCCTGCTGCTGCTGGGCTCGCTTTCGCTCGGTTTCGCCCTGTTCAACGTGATCGGGGGCTTTCTGGTCACCGATCGCATGCTCGCCATGTTCCGCCGCCGGGGAGACCGCTGATGGCCACGCTTCATTCGCTTGCCTCGTTGCTCTCCTCCGGCCTGGACTCCCTGCGGCAGCTGCCTCCGCAGGTGCTGGGCGATGCCATTGACCTGGTGTCGGTGCTGCTGCTGGCCCTGGGCATCAAGGGCCTGTCCAAGGTGCGCTCGGCCCGCTTTGCCAATGGGCTGGCGGCCCTGGCCCTGGGCCTGGCCGTTCTGGGCCTGCTGATCCAGCTGCAGCCCGATGTCACCGCCTGGCTGTGGATCGCCGCCGGCAGTGCGGCCGGTGGCCTGCTGGGGCTGGTGATGGCCCAACGGGTGCCGATGACGGCCATGCCCGAAACCGTGGCGCTGTTCAACGGCTGCGGCGGCATGGCCTCGCTGCTGGTCGCCTTCGGTGTGTCCCGCTATGAGGGCCTCGACGACGGGGGCTGGGTGGCGGCCGCCTCGATCGTGGTGTCGCTGCTGGTGGGAGCGATCACCTTCAGTGGCTCCCTGGTGGCGATGGCCAAGCTGCGGGGCTGGCTCGATACCCCCGCCTGGACCCAGAGCAGCCTGCGCCATGGCGTGAACATCGGCCTGGCCCTGCTCTGCCTGGTGGGGGCCCTGACCCTGAGCTCCGATCCCGGCGGCTGGCCGTTGCTGCTGCTGGTGCTGGCCTCGAGCCTGCTGGGCATCGGGGTGACCCTGCCGATCGGCGGCGCCGACATGCCGGTAGTGATCTCTCTGCTCAACTCCTATTCCGGTGTGGCCGCCGCTGCCGCCGGTTTCGTGGTGGGCAGCCAGCTGCTGATCGTGGCCGGCGCCATGGTGGGCGCTGCCGGCCTGATCCTCACCCAGGTGATGTGCACGGCGATGAACCGTTCGCTGGTCTCGGTGCTGTTCGGTGGGGCCCTGGGGGCCGCAGCGCCGACTGGTGGTGGCGGTGGGGGAGAGGCCACCAGCTACAGCCGCATCGTGAGCTGCAGCCCTGAGGAATGCGCCATGGCCCTCGAGAACGCCGAGCGCGTGGTGTTCGTGCCGGGTTACGGCCTGGCCGTGGCCCAGGCCCAGCACGCCCTGCGGGAGCTGTCCAAGTTGCTGGAGGCCCATGGCGTCTCGGTGAGCTACGCGATCCACCCGGTGGCGGGCCGCATGCCGGGCCACATGAACGTGCTGCTGGCGGAGGCGGATGTGCCCTACGAGCAGCTGGTGGAGATGGATCTGATCAATCCCGAGTTTCCCGCCACCGATGTGGTGATCGTGCTCGGCGCCAACGACGTGGTGAACCCCCAGGCCAAGACCGATCCCAGCAGCCCCCTGTTCGGCATGCCCGTGCTGGAGGTGGACCAGGCCCGCCAGGTGTTCGTGGTGAAGCGCAGCCTCGGCGCCGGCTATGCCGGCATCGCCAACGCCCTGTTCGAGCTGCCCCAGACGGCCATGGTGTTCGGCGATGCCAAG
Coding sequences within it:
- a CDS encoding NAD(P) transhydrogenase subunit alpha, which codes for MEGQAFAEAPLTRLLVPRERQAGECRVAATPETVRRLCGLGLAVSVEAVAGEASGYGDTAYQEAGAELCAPEALPWEAAEIVLCVQPPPLESLARLKSEALLIGLLAPYGADALAALLAERGASAIALELLPRISRAQSMDVLSSQANIAGYKAVLLAASQLDRYMPMLMTAAGTIQPARALILGAGVAGLQALATARRLGAVVTVSDVRPAAKEQVESLGGRFLEPPAQQERPAEAGGYAQAASEAFLEAQRQQLAEQLAVSDLVICTAQVPGRPAPRLISEAMLDGMRPGAVVVDLAVAQGGNCAATVAGETVIRNGVRLIGADALPSSVANHASALYARNLLALIEYLAEPAAPGEAAEQRRQQLDPQDPILAGCLFISRGDCLHPEVLRSGTAAQATTAVPVAAAESVTVGASR
- a CDS encoding NAD(P) transhydrogenase subunit alpha, whose product is MIDITNALWVLLLGSLLGLELIGKVPPTLHTPLMSGANAISGITVLASLTLIVRAGDQPALLLLGSLSLGFALFNVIGGFLVTDRMLAMFRRRGDR
- a CDS encoding NAD(P)(+) transhydrogenase (Re/Si-specific) subunit beta, which encodes MATLHSLASLLSSGLDSLRQLPPQVLGDAIDLVSVLLLALGIKGLSKVRSARFANGLAALALGLAVLGLLIQLQPDVTAWLWIAAGSAAGGLLGLVMAQRVPMTAMPETVALFNGCGGMASLLVAFGVSRYEGLDDGGWVAAASIVVSLLVGAITFSGSLVAMAKLRGWLDTPAWTQSSLRHGVNIGLALLCLVGALTLSSDPGGWPLLLLVLASSLLGIGVTLPIGGADMPVVISLLNSYSGVAAAAAGFVVGSQLLIVAGAMVGAAGLILTQVMCTAMNRSLVSVLFGGALGAAAPTGGGGGGEATSYSRIVSCSPEECAMALENAERVVFVPGYGLAVAQAQHALRELSKLLEAHGVSVSYAIHPVAGRMPGHMNVLLAEADVPYEQLVEMDLINPEFPATDVVIVLGANDVVNPQAKTDPSSPLFGMPVLEVDQARQVFVVKRSLGAGYAGIANALFELPQTAMVFGDAKAVLNGLLTELRALGVGKVKETVSL